The Halopelagius inordinatus genome contains a region encoding:
- a CDS encoding DUF4396 domain-containing protein, which yields MNVWKVVAIGVAAIVAILVATQPVYVLGLTIFDYGDVPSQSYSTMQTKDVSRFPADDPVRQSELTASAARPPQSGLNYSTVVRVPENDWQAALAASSLRESEDAVLLFGNASRPNSSNTTTPANVSTVNISGGNPAEAAASIATRQSGSDQTSPNNVIIVGAEEPQWALPAAAWSAYSGDPILYANEDGVPDATQQAIEDLNASHAYVLAPPDLVSDSALSELNVESTRVSGDTPQAHAVEIAEFRDESRDFGWGIHERDKVGYYNFMLVNPSQPRDAVATTNLQWGKAGPILLVHEDGSLPAVTEDYAWQSQPAWFSSPAEGPFNHLFAMGPTDDVSWVSQGRLDYAVEITQYRHQGAGLSPLESLAAIWVAFSLLGASFVFAHTRQRLPEMNDWTTMAWSLFTLVLGPFGLALYWLSYRGRQIVSTEQGPRVLRPYWLRAATATAIGIGFAGSTMIATGFLLNYFGIPMFVLNGPLFWLGNAMTVLIAIVYVVAFLVSWLVFHIPMLKDTQALDTSAAAKKGAKIVAVSMTSVSVGMMGGMWVLMMLNLPMMPGDDNILWFGVMTFATLVGFVIAWPVNGLLVRKNLKPGGAL from the coding sequence ATGAATGTCTGGAAGGTCGTCGCAATTGGTGTCGCCGCCATCGTGGCCATCCTCGTCGCGACGCAACCCGTGTACGTCCTTGGGCTCACGATATTCGACTACGGTGACGTCCCAAGTCAATCGTACTCGACGATGCAGACGAAAGACGTCAGCCGGTTCCCCGCCGACGATCCGGTACGCCAGAGCGAGCTCACTGCGAGCGCCGCGCGGCCGCCACAGTCCGGCCTGAACTATTCGACAGTCGTTCGGGTTCCTGAGAACGACTGGCAGGCTGCACTCGCAGCGTCGTCCCTTCGGGAGAGTGAGGATGCAGTATTGCTCTTCGGAAACGCAAGCCGCCCGAATAGCTCGAATACGACGACCCCTGCTAACGTATCGACAGTGAATATCTCCGGCGGCAATCCCGCTGAGGCGGCTGCATCCATCGCTACCCGGCAGAGCGGGTCCGACCAAACGAGCCCGAACAACGTCATCATCGTGGGTGCTGAGGAGCCGCAGTGGGCGCTCCCGGCCGCTGCGTGGAGTGCCTATTCTGGCGATCCGATCCTGTATGCGAACGAGGATGGTGTCCCGGACGCTACACAGCAAGCGATCGAGGACCTGAATGCCTCTCACGCCTACGTCCTCGCACCCCCTGATCTCGTGAGCGACAGCGCACTCTCTGAACTGAACGTCGAGTCGACGCGTGTGTCGGGAGATACGCCGCAGGCTCACGCCGTTGAGATCGCGGAGTTCCGCGACGAATCGCGTGACTTCGGCTGGGGGATTCACGAGCGCGACAAGGTCGGGTACTACAACTTCATGCTCGTCAACCCGAGTCAACCTCGGGATGCGGTCGCAACGACGAACCTCCAGTGGGGGAAGGCAGGGCCAATCCTGCTCGTTCACGAGGACGGAAGCCTGCCAGCGGTTACGGAGGACTACGCCTGGCAGAGCCAGCCGGCGTGGTTCTCGTCACCGGCAGAAGGACCGTTCAATCATCTCTTCGCTATGGGGCCAACGGACGACGTGTCCTGGGTATCCCAGGGACGACTCGACTATGCCGTCGAGATTACGCAGTATCGTCACCAAGGTGCCGGGCTGAGCCCCTTAGAGTCCCTCGCGGCTATTTGGGTCGCGTTCAGTCTTCTCGGCGCGTCGTTCGTCTTCGCTCATACCCGCCAGCGACTCCCGGAGATGAACGACTGGACGACGATGGCCTGGTCACTCTTTACCCTAGTACTGGGCCCGTTCGGATTGGCGCTGTACTGGCTCTCCTATCGGGGACGTCAGATCGTTAGCACAGAGCAAGGTCCACGCGTCTTACGACCGTACTGGCTACGAGCGGCGACGGCGACCGCGATTGGCATCGGATTTGCAGGCAGTACCATGATCGCGACCGGGTTCCTGCTCAATTACTTCGGAATCCCGATGTTCGTCCTCAACGGCCCGCTATTCTGGCTCGGCAACGCGATGACGGTCCTCATCGCCATCGTGTACGTCGTCGCGTTCCTCGTCTCCTGGCTCGTCTTCCACATACCCATGCTCAAGGATACACAGGCCCTCGACACGAGTGCGGCAGCGAAGAAAGGCGCAAAGATCGTTGCGGTGAGTATGACCAGCGTTTCCGTCGGCATGATGGGTGGTATGTGGGTACTGATGATGCTCAACCTCCCGATGATGCCGGGGGACGATAACATCCTCTGGTTCGGCGTGATGACGTTCGCCACCCTCGTCGGGTTCGTCATCGCCTGGCCGGTGAACGGCCTACTCGTCCGAAAGAACCTCAAACCGGGTGGTGCACTATGA
- a CDS encoding SPW repeat domain-containing protein: MMPNTVRSVPKCFVTAPRPVARWPPSRTNPEMNSLILRMVSPTRWVAVALGGLGIWLMAAPFVLGAPMVDTWNDVIVGGALSLLAGHNYASEREQGKPSQWIAGILILLGVWLFFVPFLVGVSGLLLWNDVVVAVLVTALAGYSAYAAQLIEQTRHHTPTDEL; the protein is encoded by the coding sequence ATGATGCCGAACACTGTCAGGTCTGTGCCGAAGTGCTTCGTGACTGCGCCGAGACCTGTCGCGAGATGGCCTCCTAGTAGGACCAACCCAGAAATGAATTCTCTAATTCTTCGTATGGTATCCCCAACTCGCTGGGTCGCAGTTGCCCTTGGGGGGCTAGGGATCTGGCTTATGGCAGCTCCGTTTGTTCTCGGTGCCCCGATGGTCGATACTTGGAACGACGTAATTGTCGGTGGTGCACTTTCCCTTCTTGCCGGCCACAATTACGCTAGTGAACGAGAGCAGGGCAAACCGAGTCAATGGATAGCGGGCATTCTTATCCTACTCGGCGTGTGGCTGTTCTTCGTTCCATTTCTCGTCGGTGTCTCTGGTCTCCTCCTGTGGAACGACGTCGTCGTCGCCGTGCTAGTGACGGCACTTGCTGGTTATAGCGCGTATGCCGCACAGCTCATTGAACAGACGAGGCACCACACGCCAACAGATGAATTATAA
- a CDS encoding four-helix bundle copper-binding protein — translation MALTQIDHVSENDLMAECIDNCLAAVQACEWCADECLGDPDMEKCARLCRDVADLTAMHARFMARNSNYSPQLAQACAGACEECAEECERHDAEHCQVCAEVLRDCAETCREMAS, via the coding sequence ATGGCGCTAACCCAAATCGACCACGTAAGCGAGAACGACCTAATGGCCGAGTGTATCGACAATTGCCTCGCAGCCGTCCAAGCTTGCGAGTGGTGTGCTGACGAGTGTCTGGGCGACCCGGACATGGAGAAGTGCGCGCGGCTCTGTCGGGATGTCGCCGACCTGACGGCAATGCACGCGCGGTTCATGGCCCGGAACTCGAACTACAGTCCCCAACTCGCCCAAGCCTGCGCGGGGGCGTGTGAGGAGTGTGCCGAGGAGTGCGAACGCCATGATGCCGAACACTGTCAGGTCTGTGCCGAAGTGCTTCGTGACTGCGCCGAGACCTGTCGCGAGATGGCCTCCTAG
- a CDS encoding IclR family transcriptional regulator, producing MAVFNASLFVYYNLTIGLVTGIGICYFLFFKQSVVDYQRYLLLTVAGLLLFLIGGPITELLFPELVHWTHGLAALLVILGLYDPLENDLRRDAWADVLLKEPVQVRRQADWMLPVDDTILELFHSKDLILTPTIIAYNIEYSRGEVNRRLSVLEDHGFVTKVERGKYRITAIGRQYVTGVVSHGVVARLRHFWREYRKAR from the coding sequence ATGGCTGTGTTCAACGCTTCACTCTTCGTTTATTACAATCTCACAATTGGGCTTGTGACTGGGATCGGTATCTGTTATTTCCTCTTTTTCAAACAGTCTGTTGTAGACTACCAACGATACCTTCTGCTCACAGTCGCTGGTCTGCTGTTGTTCCTCATTGGCGGCCCGATTACAGAATTACTCTTTCCTGAACTCGTTCACTGGACACATGGCCTTGCCGCGCTCCTCGTCATTCTCGGGCTCTACGATCCTCTGGAAAACGATCTGCGTCGTGATGCGTGGGCGGACGTCCTTCTTAAGGAGCCGGTCCAAGTCAGGCGACAAGCAGATTGGATGTTACCGGTTGACGACACAATCCTCGAACTCTTCCACTCGAAAGACCTGATCCTGACACCGACGATTATCGCCTACAACATCGAGTACAGCCGTGGGGAGGTGAACCGTCGCTTAAGCGTTCTGGAGGATCATGGCTTCGTCACGAAGGTAGAGCGTGGAAAATATAGGATAACGGCCATCGGACGGCAATACGTCACAGGAGTTGTTTCTCATGGTGTTGTTGCCCGTCTGAGGCATTTCTGGAGAGAGTATCGGAAGGCACGATAG
- a CDS encoding helix-turn-helix transcriptional regulator has product MNRRRADAIVGLIVTAVVIIGGALSWQAYQQQQAFEQMGSMMGTSMGAVHGTNPLWYVLGTILVSVVIGGGYLMIRDDVTNTEAVKRQESEASEQTDQDRSEFESEPSTQTTQPSDGINPETQPQARVLDLLPDDERRILEPVLSSPGITQIELRDRSDFSKSKVSQTVSALEKRGLLYRERQGRTYRIYPSDDLKQTQS; this is encoded by the coding sequence ATGAATCGACGGCGAGCCGATGCAATCGTCGGTCTCATCGTCACTGCCGTCGTTATCATCGGTGGAGCACTCAGCTGGCAAGCGTACCAGCAACAGCAGGCGTTCGAGCAGATGGGATCGATGATGGGGACGTCGATGGGAGCAGTTCATGGCACGAATCCGCTCTGGTACGTCCTCGGAACCATCCTCGTCTCGGTTGTCATCGGCGGGGGATATCTGATGATTCGCGACGACGTCACCAACACGGAGGCGGTCAAGCGACAAGAGAGTGAAGCCTCGGAGCAAACCGACCAGGACCGCTCTGAATTCGAATCCGAACCATCGACCCAGACCACTCAACCGAGTGATGGCATCAATCCAGAGACCCAACCTCAAGCCCGTGTGCTGGACCTGTTGCCGGACGACGAACGCCGCATCCTCGAACCGGTTCTCTCCTCACCAGGGATCACACAAATCGAACTCCGGGATCGGTCGGACTTCTCGAAGAGCAAGGTGAGCCAGACGGTCAGTGCCCTCGAGAAACGTGGCCTGCTATACCGCGAACGTCAGGGCCGGACGTACCGGATCTATCCGAGTGACGACCTGAAGCAGACGCAGAGCTAG